The following are from one region of the Vicinamibacterales bacterium genome:
- a CDS encoding thiamine pyrophosphate-binding protein, whose amino-acid sequence MSVKLSDWVFRFLAGEGVRHVFMLTGGGAMHLNDSVGASDDIEYICTSHEQAAAMAAESYAKVTGGLGVCLVTAGPGGTNAITGVAGAWLDSTPMLVLSGQAKRADLKGATGVRQMGVQEVDIVSMVTPVTKYAVTVMDPNEIRFHMEKAVHLALTGRPGPVWIDLPLDVQGAIVDESSLHGFDPADEPLRGLAPADKIAASVQRAIELLDAAERPVVLVGNGVRLGGAREEMRRLIDRLGVPVLTTWPAHDMVPDDHPLMAGRPGPLAPRGANFTLQNSDWLLSLGARLDLVVTGYSPQHFARAARKIMVDIDAAELRKMGGAIQEPVCADAKTFILEMLRQIDRVKPRDRSGWDRRWRGWRGKYPVVLPEYRNLPAGVSTYVLAEAIGEASAPDDVIVSGSSGAGIEIFCLAVRLKEGQRLFLTTALGAMGNGLPGVIGACVANRRRRTISVDGDGGLQLNIQELETARRLGLPIKLFVLNNDGYASIRTSQSRYFGRLTGADASSGITLPELRGVVEAYGLPYARIDTDRGLAARVRELLDAPGPIVVEVMTPREEPRAPSMSSMRKADGSMVSKPLEDLWPFLPRDEFLSNMIVPPIEE is encoded by the coding sequence GTGAGCGTGAAGCTGTCCGACTGGGTGTTCCGCTTCCTCGCCGGCGAGGGGGTCCGCCACGTGTTCATGCTCACGGGCGGCGGCGCGATGCACCTGAATGATTCGGTCGGCGCCTCCGACGACATCGAGTACATCTGCACGTCGCACGAGCAGGCGGCGGCGATGGCGGCGGAATCCTACGCCAAGGTCACCGGCGGCCTCGGCGTGTGCCTGGTCACCGCCGGCCCGGGCGGAACGAACGCCATCACCGGCGTCGCCGGAGCCTGGCTCGACTCGACGCCGATGCTCGTGCTGTCGGGGCAGGCGAAGCGCGCCGATCTGAAGGGCGCGACCGGCGTGCGCCAGATGGGCGTGCAGGAAGTCGACATCGTCTCGATGGTGACGCCGGTTACGAAGTACGCGGTCACCGTGATGGACCCGAACGAGATCCGGTTTCACATGGAGAAGGCGGTGCACCTGGCGCTGACGGGGCGCCCGGGACCCGTCTGGATCGACCTGCCGCTCGACGTCCAGGGGGCGATCGTCGACGAGTCGTCGCTGCACGGCTTCGATCCGGCGGACGAACCGCTCCGCGGCCTGGCGCCGGCGGACAAGATCGCGGCATCCGTGCAGCGCGCCATCGAGCTGCTCGACGCGGCCGAGCGGCCGGTGGTGCTCGTCGGCAACGGCGTTCGGCTCGGCGGCGCGCGCGAAGAGATGCGGCGGCTGATCGATCGTCTCGGCGTCCCCGTGCTCACGACGTGGCCGGCGCACGACATGGTGCCGGACGATCATCCGCTGATGGCCGGCCGGCCGGGGCCGCTGGCGCCGCGCGGCGCCAACTTCACGCTGCAGAACTCGGACTGGCTGCTGTCGCTCGGCGCGCGGCTCGACCTGGTCGTCACCGGCTACTCGCCGCAGCACTTCGCGCGCGCCGCCCGCAAGATCATGGTGGACATCGACGCCGCGGAGCTGCGGAAGATGGGCGGGGCGATCCAGGAGCCGGTCTGCGCCGATGCGAAGACGTTCATCCTGGAGATGCTGCGGCAGATCGATCGCGTGAAGCCGCGCGATCGGTCCGGCTGGGATCGCCGGTGGCGCGGCTGGCGGGGAAAGTACCCGGTGGTCCTGCCGGAATACCGGAACCTGCCCGCCGGCGTCAGCACCTACGTGCTCGCCGAGGCGATCGGCGAAGCGTCGGCGCCCGACGACGTGATCGTGTCCGGCAGCTCCGGCGCGGGCATCGAGATCTTCTGTCTCGCCGTGCGCCTCAAGGAAGGACAGCGTCTGTTCCTCACCACGGCGCTCGGGGCGATGGGCAACGGCCTGCCGGGCGTGATCGGCGCGTGCGTCGCGAACCGCCGGCGCCGCACGATCAGCGTGGACGGCGATGGCGGGCTGCAGCTGAACATCCAGGAGCTGGAGACGGCGCGCCGCCTCGGGCTGCCGATCAAGCTGTTCGTGCTGAACAACGACGGGTACGCGTCGATCCGGACGTCGCAATCGCGATACTTCGGCCGGCTGACCGGGGCGGATGCCAGCAGCGGCATCACCCTGCCGGAGCTGCGCGGCGTGGTGGAAGCGTACGGCCTCCCCTACGCGCGTATCGACACCGATCGCGGTCTGGCGGCGCGCGTGCGCGAGCTGCTGGACGCCCCCGGACCGATCGTCGTCGAAGTGATGACGCCGCGCGAAGAACCGCGGGCGCCGAGCATGTCGTCGATGCGGAAGGCGGATGGCTCGATGGTCTCGAAGCCGCTGGAGGACCTCTGGCCGTTCCTGCCGCGGGACGAGTTCCTCTCCAACATGATCGTTCCGCCGATCGAGGAATGA
- a CDS encoding SDR family oxidoreductase has translation MKPGADFSLEGRVAIITGGAGLLGVRHGEAIAAAGGIAVLADLRAADAESRAGGIAAATGGTALGLACDVTRAESIEGLLQSVTSRFGRVDILVNNAANNPKVEAPGQAFSRLENFPLDQWEADLAVGLTGPFLCARIIGTALARQGRGVIVNISSEYGVIAPDQRLYLKDGVPADRQPVKPVSYTVVKAGLHGLTIYLATYWAAAGVRVNTITLGGVESGQPPDFIARAAGRIPMGRMARPHDFQGALVYLCSDAAAFVTGANLVVDGGKTIW, from the coding sequence GTGAAGCCGGGGGCCGATTTCTCGCTGGAGGGGCGCGTCGCCATCATCACCGGAGGGGCCGGCCTCCTCGGCGTCCGCCACGGTGAAGCCATTGCCGCCGCCGGCGGGATCGCGGTTCTCGCGGATCTTCGCGCCGCCGACGCCGAATCGCGCGCCGGCGGGATTGCCGCCGCCACCGGCGGCACGGCGCTCGGGCTGGCATGCGACGTCACGCGAGCGGAGTCGATAGAGGGGCTGCTGCAGTCGGTGACGTCGCGCTTCGGCCGCGTCGACATCCTCGTCAACAACGCGGCAAACAATCCGAAAGTCGAAGCGCCGGGGCAGGCGTTCTCGCGCCTCGAGAACTTTCCCCTCGATCAATGGGAGGCGGACCTGGCGGTCGGCCTCACCGGTCCGTTCCTGTGCGCCAGGATCATCGGGACCGCGCTCGCCCGCCAGGGGCGCGGCGTCATCGTCAACATCTCCTCCGAGTACGGTGTCATCGCCCCGGATCAGCGGCTCTACCTGAAGGACGGTGTGCCGGCGGATCGACAACCGGTGAAACCGGTCAGCTACACGGTCGTCAAGGCGGGGCTGCACGGACTGACGATCTACCTGGCGACGTACTGGGCGGCGGCGGGCGTCCGGGTGAACACGATCACGCTCGGCGGCGTCGAGAGCGGCCAGCCGCCCGACTTCATCGCGCGCGCTGCCGGCAGGATCCCGATGGGCCGGATGGCCCGTCCGCACGATTTCCAGGGCGCGCTGGTCTATCTTTGCTCCGACGCCGCGGCGTTCGTCACCGGCGCCAACCTGGTGGTCGACGGAGGAAAGACGATTTGGTGA
- a CDS encoding YfhO family protein, which yields MTFPWRPRRQDLSARTLLTLGALLPYWRLLTFSVIYVTDDYFASDIFNGELPGRVLVGQLVRRGELPVWTAQLCSGLPLAGSSADPIGLGAFALLPPAAALDLLVIALLLVAAHGAYGLARRFGADRVGAVLAGLAFAGSGYIACQLKHLAIVSTIVWLPVGLLLIDRALVAPKPDTERPGEGGRRSLATALFGLVFAQQVLSGFPQSAYICALVYGSFALFRALQGRMQYASPRQWLVLLGGLGAAVVLGAGAGAFVLLPMSALGSISDRAAEVQQGYQWATRLAYWPPNILTFLLPYVNGDISDNSYKGPPFFWEDYGYVGALTFLLAIYGAVRQRRMPVVLFLAGMTVLAYLFVLGAATPVFKIAYLLIPGLKMFRFPTRFLIVVELGLAVLGAIGLTRLRADLQERVSAVSRAPIWIAAAICALTAVDLWYHQPRQNPMVPAQEWLAPPATAKMILADTPQPRTFTPRQRELHRGAFVAAKGWSDVTPYFTLRGVLQPNTGGGFWGIPSADCYAGIAPRWYTDVWGDHNREDSLATRMSLVDPSQQALLLHPGFAGLLKGYGVTHVLSSLPQRGTDLQYVGRDGNSFVYRVKGTARVRFVPNGRGMSDGAAAARLLDGTFDPDAEILLHEPGFVISDGPPPTAQTWPDRAVITHESQRTLTVSVDAPQFGYLLLADTYYPGWSATVDGAPAPVIRANLSVRAVPVSAGRHEVRFTYDAPGVATGIRITVASIALLLLWAAAAGYAVLRSRRYRSSPIAPQNPITA from the coding sequence GTGACGTTTCCGTGGCGGCCGCGCCGCCAGGACCTGTCGGCGCGAACGCTCCTGACACTCGGCGCCCTGCTGCCTTACTGGCGCCTGCTCACCTTCTCCGTCATTTACGTTACCGACGACTATTTCGCCTCCGACATCTTCAACGGGGAACTTCCCGGCCGGGTACTCGTAGGACAATTGGTACGCCGCGGCGAGCTCCCGGTGTGGACGGCTCAGTTGTGCTCGGGCCTGCCGCTCGCCGGATCGTCGGCGGATCCCATCGGGCTCGGGGCATTCGCGCTCCTGCCGCCGGCCGCAGCGCTCGATCTTCTCGTGATCGCGCTGCTGCTCGTCGCCGCGCACGGCGCCTACGGGCTCGCCCGGCGGTTCGGCGCCGATCGCGTCGGCGCGGTGCTCGCCGGTCTCGCCTTCGCCGGTTCCGGCTACATTGCCTGCCAGCTCAAGCACCTGGCGATCGTCTCGACGATCGTGTGGCTGCCCGTCGGCCTGTTGTTGATCGATCGGGCGCTCGTCGCGCCGAAGCCCGACACGGAGAGACCGGGCGAGGGCGGACGCCGCTCGCTCGCGACGGCGCTGTTCGGCCTGGTGTTCGCGCAGCAGGTGCTCTCCGGATTTCCGCAATCCGCCTACATCTGCGCGCTCGTCTACGGATCGTTCGCGCTCTTCCGCGCGCTGCAGGGGCGCATGCAGTACGCCTCGCCGCGGCAGTGGCTGGTCCTGCTGGGCGGCCTCGGCGCCGCGGTGGTGCTCGGCGCCGGCGCAGGCGCGTTCGTGCTGCTGCCGATGTCGGCGCTCGGGAGCATCTCCGATCGGGCGGCCGAAGTGCAGCAGGGCTATCAGTGGGCCACACGCCTGGCCTACTGGCCGCCGAACATCCTCACGTTCCTGCTTCCCTACGTCAACGGCGACATCTCGGATAACAGTTACAAGGGGCCGCCGTTCTTCTGGGAAGACTACGGCTACGTCGGCGCGTTGACGTTCCTGCTCGCGATCTACGGCGCCGTGCGCCAGCGCCGGATGCCCGTCGTCCTGTTCCTCGCCGGCATGACGGTGCTGGCCTACCTGTTCGTGCTCGGCGCGGCGACACCGGTCTTCAAGATCGCCTATCTGCTGATCCCGGGGCTCAAGATGTTCCGCTTCCCCACGCGCTTCCTCATCGTCGTCGAGCTGGGGCTCGCGGTGCTCGGCGCGATCGGATTGACGCGGCTGCGCGCGGACCTGCAGGAACGCGTGTCCGCTGTGTCACGCGCCCCGATCTGGATCGCAGCCGCGATCTGCGCGCTGACCGCAGTCGATCTCTGGTATCACCAGCCCCGGCAGAACCCGATGGTCCCGGCGCAGGAGTGGCTGGCGCCGCCGGCAACGGCGAAGATGATTCTCGCCGACACGCCGCAGCCGAGGACCTTCACGCCGCGCCAGCGCGAGCTGCATCGCGGCGCCTTCGTGGCCGCGAAAGGGTGGTCCGACGTCACTCCGTACTTCACGTTGCGCGGCGTCCTGCAGCCGAATACCGGCGGGGGCTTCTGGGGCATTCCGTCCGCCGACTGCTACGCCGGCATCGCGCCGCGCTGGTACACGGACGTCTGGGGCGATCACAACCGCGAGGACTCGCTGGCGACGCGCATGTCGCTCGTCGATCCTTCGCAACAGGCGCTGCTGCTGCACCCCGGATTCGCCGGCCTGCTCAAGGGCTACGGAGTCACGCACGTGCTGAGCTCGCTCCCGCAACGCGGCACCGACCTGCAGTATGTCGGCCGCGACGGCAATTCGTTCGTCTACCGTGTGAAGGGCACCGCGCGAGTGCGCTTCGTGCCGAACGGGCGCGGCATGAGCGACGGCGCGGCCGCCGCCCGGCTGCTGGACGGCACGTTCGACCCTGATGCGGAGATCCTCCTCCACGAACCTGGTTTCGTCATCTCGGACGGTCCACCGCCGACGGCGCAGACGTGGCCGGACCGGGCCGTCATCACCCACGAGAGCCAGCGGACGCTGACCGTTTCGGTGGACGCACCGCAGTTCGGTTATCTGCTCCTCGCCGACACCTACTACCCGGGCTGGAGCGCGACCGTCGACGGTGCTCCGGCGCCGGTGATTCGCGCCAATCTTTCCGTTCGCGCCGTGCCAGTCTCGGCGGGGCGCCACGAAGTGCGATTCACCTACGACGCGCCCGGCGTCGCGACCGGCATCAGGATCACGGTCGCGTCGATTGCGCTGCTGCTGCTGTGGGCGGCGGCGGCAGGCTACGCGGTGCTGCGCTCGCGCCGGTACCGCAGCAGTCCGATCGCCCCCCAGAATCCAATCACCGCGTAG
- a CDS encoding glycosyltransferase family 2 protein — protein sequence MSDIPLVTVLTPCYNEAENVRTLYERVRAVFAPLREYRYEHLFIDNASTDATVAILREIAAADRNVKVIVNTRNFGHVRSPYHALLQCRGDAVIGMAADLQDPPEMIPAFLGKWREGYKVVLGIKEQAEESALMSAIRRAGYKVIDRLSEVKQVRNSTGFGLYDKAFVSVLRRLPDPYPYFRGIVAELGFRYATVPYKQPVRKRGLTKNNLYTLYDLGMQGIVNHSRIPLRVATILGFVSSVITLLVALVYFVMKMLFWYNLPIGVAPVIIGLFCVASVQLFFLGVLGEYVGSIYTQVRNRPLVVEEERINFDDDPAD from the coding sequence ATGTCTGACATCCCGCTCGTCACCGTTCTCACCCCCTGCTACAACGAAGCCGAGAACGTCCGCACGCTCTACGAGCGCGTCCGCGCGGTGTTCGCCCCCCTGCGCGAATACCGCTACGAGCACCTGTTCATCGACAACGCGTCCACCGACGCGACGGTCGCGATCCTGCGCGAGATTGCCGCGGCCGACCGGAACGTCAAGGTGATCGTCAACACGCGCAACTTCGGCCACGTGCGTTCGCCGTACCACGCGCTGCTCCAGTGCCGCGGCGACGCCGTCATCGGGATGGCGGCGGACCTGCAGGATCCTCCCGAGATGATCCCCGCCTTCCTCGGCAAGTGGCGAGAGGGCTACAAGGTCGTGCTCGGCATCAAGGAGCAGGCCGAGGAATCGGCGTTGATGTCGGCGATCCGCCGCGCCGGCTACAAGGTGATCGACCGGTTGTCCGAGGTCAAACAGGTCCGCAACAGCACCGGGTTCGGCCTCTACGACAAGGCGTTCGTCTCGGTGCTGCGGCGGCTGCCCGATCCCTACCCGTACTTCCGCGGCATCGTGGCGGAGCTCGGCTTCCGCTATGCGACCGTGCCGTACAAACAGCCGGTCAGGAAGCGCGGCCTGACCAAGAACAATCTCTACACGCTGTACGACCTGGGCATGCAGGGGATCGTCAACCACTCCCGCATTCCGCTCCGCGTCGCGACGATCCTCGGCTTCGTCAGCTCGGTCATCACGCTGCTCGTGGCGCTGGTCTACTTCGTGATGAAGATGCTGTTCTGGTACAACCTGCCGATCGGCGTGGCGCCGGTGATCATCGGGCTGTTCTGCGTCGCGTCGGTGCAGCTGTTCTTTCTCGGCGTGCTGGGCGAGTACGTGGGCTCGATCTACACGCAGGTGCGCAACCGTCCGCTGGTGGTCGAAGAGGAGCGCATCAACTTCGATGACGATCCCGCGGACTGA
- a CDS encoding FkbM family methyltransferase — translation MTTARTELDALLSRHVATQQQAERREFDRLSGGRPVVLMGAGGLGRRTLAGLRRHGVEPLAFVDNGPGRHGTTVEGVRVLSAAAAAREFGRTAAFVVTIWGAHNRHRFAQSRDQLRGLGCDVVFPFPPLFWKYADALLPFYLQDLPSHVLQQREEVRRAFDVWEDGASRAEYVSQVRFRLDADFDGLARPVDHPQYFPPDLFAWRDDEWIVDGGAYDGDTVRTLSQLYGSRFGHLLAVEPDPGNFARLQAVVEQLPPDVRARVDCRQVALGAEARTLYLDATGTAASAARTDAAAGAVAVQAETIDALVGQERPTFIKLDIEGFEVEALHGARGTIRRHDPILAVCVYHVQDHLWKIPLMLRSWRDDYAYFLRPHNEEGWDLVCYGIPRARLARSTR, via the coding sequence GTGACGACCGCCCGGACGGAGCTCGACGCGCTGCTGTCGCGGCACGTCGCGACCCAGCAGCAGGCGGAGCGCCGCGAGTTCGATCGCCTGTCGGGCGGCAGGCCCGTCGTCCTCATGGGCGCGGGCGGGCTCGGCCGCCGCACGCTCGCCGGCCTGCGCCGGCACGGCGTCGAGCCGCTGGCGTTCGTCGACAACGGGCCGGGCAGGCACGGCACCACGGTCGAGGGGGTGCGGGTGCTCTCCGCGGCTGCGGCAGCGCGGGAGTTCGGGCGCACCGCGGCGTTCGTGGTGACGATCTGGGGTGCGCACAACCGCCACCGTTTCGCCCAGTCCCGCGACCAGCTTCGCGGGCTCGGCTGCGACGTCGTCTTTCCCTTTCCGCCGTTGTTCTGGAAGTACGCCGACGCACTGCTGCCGTTCTACCTGCAGGACCTGCCGTCGCACGTGCTGCAGCAGCGCGAAGAGGTGCGCCGGGCGTTCGACGTCTGGGAGGACGGCGCGTCGCGTGCGGAGTACGTGTCGCAGGTACGCTTCCGTCTCGACGCCGACTTCGACGGGCTGGCGCGTCCCGTCGACCACCCGCAGTACTTTCCGCCCGACCTGTTCGCCTGGCGCGACGACGAGTGGATTGTGGACGGCGGCGCCTACGACGGCGACACGGTGCGGACGCTGTCGCAGCTGTACGGCAGCCGATTCGGCCACCTGCTGGCGGTCGAACCCGACCCGGGAAACTTCGCCCGGCTGCAGGCCGTCGTCGAGCAGCTGCCGCCAGACGTTCGCGCCCGCGTGGATTGCCGCCAGGTGGCGCTCGGCGCCGAAGCGCGGACGCTCTATCTCGATGCCACGGGAACAGCGGCGAGCGCGGCGCGCACGGACGCGGCTGCCGGCGCCGTGGCCGTGCAGGCGGAGACGATCGATGCGCTCGTCGGGCAGGAGCGGCCGACGTTCATCAAGCTCGACATCGAGGGGTTCGAAGTCGAGGCGCTGCACGGCGCGCGCGGCACCATCCGCCGCCACGATCCGATTCTCGCGGTCTGCGTCTACCACGTACAGGATCACCTCTGGAAGATCCCGTTGATGCTGCGCAGCTGGCGCGACGATTACGCCTACTTCCTGCGTCCGCACAACGAAGAGGGGTGGGATCTGGTGTGCTACGGGATCCCCCGCGCGCGCCTGGCGAGGAGCACGCGATGA
- a CDS encoding lysylphosphatidylglycerol synthase transmembrane domain-containing protein, whose amino-acid sequence MTIPRTDARVRTITVGIAVALAAVLLYFSLRGIQWREVGRIVAGASAPRLALVLGIASLALLLRAVRWHVLLKRPPEDGHRPLAVPAVFWATAAGYFGNNFLPARAGELVRTMMISARSGLELPYVLATALSERVSDAVVLVLIAATVLLTMPAPPGWLAGAIRPFGAAALIAAAAIALLPLFAAPLQSAVRGIPLPERFRTALSSALENALHGMRALHDPRRLVPFAALTAVIWTLDAAGVVVGASALGLDAPFPIAFLLIAALGLSSALPSTPGYVGIYQFVAVSVLTPFGFSRNDAIAYILVAQALNYAVIGFWGAIGLLRYRRERSTA is encoded by the coding sequence ATGACGATCCCGCGGACTGACGCGCGGGTCCGAACCATCACCGTCGGCATCGCGGTCGCGCTCGCGGCCGTCCTGCTCTACTTCTCGCTTCGCGGCATCCAGTGGCGCGAGGTCGGGCGGATCGTGGCTGGCGCGTCAGCCCCGCGCCTGGCGCTGGTCCTCGGCATCGCCTCGCTCGCGCTGCTGCTGCGCGCCGTGCGCTGGCACGTGCTCCTGAAACGCCCGCCGGAAGACGGTCACCGTCCGCTCGCCGTTCCCGCGGTGTTCTGGGCGACCGCCGCCGGCTACTTCGGCAACAACTTCCTGCCGGCGCGCGCCGGCGAGCTGGTGCGGACGATGATGATCAGCGCACGGAGCGGCCTCGAGCTGCCGTACGTGCTCGCCACCGCGCTGTCGGAGCGCGTCAGCGACGCCGTCGTGCTCGTGCTGATCGCCGCCACCGTGCTGCTGACGATGCCCGCGCCGCCGGGCTGGCTCGCGGGCGCGATCCGGCCGTTCGGCGCTGCCGCCCTGATCGCCGCCGCAGCCATCGCGCTGCTTCCGCTGTTCGCCGCCCCACTCCAGTCGGCGGTGCGCGGCATCCCGCTGCCCGAGCGTTTCCGCACGGCGCTCTCGTCGGCACTCGAGAACGCACTGCACGGCATGCGCGCGCTCCACGATCCCCGGCGGCTCGTGCCCTTCGCCGCCCTCACCGCGGTGATCTGGACGCTCGACGCCGCCGGCGTGGTGGTCGGCGCGTCGGCGCTCGGTCTGGATGCGCCGTTCCCGATCGCGTTCCTGCTGATCGCCGCGCTGGGCTTGAGCAGCGCGCTCCCGTCGACGCCTGGATACGTCGGCATCTATCAGTTCGTCGCCGTCAGCGTGCTGACGCCGTTCGGCTTCAGCCGCAACGACGCGATCGCCTACATCCTGGTCGCCCAGGCGCTGAACTACGCGGTGATTGGATTCTGGGGGGCGATCGGACTGCTGCGGTACCGGCGCGAGCGCAGCACCGCGTAG
- a CDS encoding methyltransferase domain-containing protein, protein MSDAPHRDCPVCGSPDRRVVFRQEFAAVEQATPITGYDVAVCERCGAAYADGIPGQAAFDRYYREMSKYEYAQRGGEESEYDARRLAVIADVVAPRLPSRDARVLDVGCASGRLLANLRERGFPNVTGLDPSPACAATAARLYSIPVRTTTLAGIAASGERFDVVIMVGVLEHLRDLESAFAQVRALLEPSGLFYVEVPDVTAFADWPNAPYQDFSTEHINFFSPVSLRNLMRRHGFAEAFLEQNHREQSYRTVMSNISAFYRREEEMPQHIEFDADTALGLDRYLAACAADERRLHEKIDAVVDAKQPILVWGVGTHTSRLMATSRLAEADIVAFVESNSRYHGKLLHGRPIVAPEALRERREPVLISSRVFQQEIADQIRTALGCANELILLYNV, encoded by the coding sequence ATGAGCGACGCCCCGCACCGCGACTGCCCGGTGTGCGGCTCGCCGGATCGGCGCGTCGTCTTTCGGCAGGAGTTCGCCGCGGTCGAGCAGGCGACGCCGATCACCGGCTACGACGTGGCGGTGTGCGAGCGCTGCGGCGCCGCCTACGCGGACGGCATCCCCGGCCAGGCGGCGTTCGATCGCTACTATCGCGAGATGTCGAAGTACGAGTACGCGCAGCGCGGCGGGGAAGAATCCGAGTACGACGCCCGGCGTCTCGCGGTGATCGCCGACGTCGTCGCGCCCCGCCTCCCGTCGCGTGACGCGCGGGTCCTCGACGTCGGCTGCGCCAGCGGGCGGCTGCTCGCGAACCTGCGCGAGCGCGGCTTCCCGAACGTGACCGGCCTCGATCCGTCGCCGGCGTGCGCCGCCACGGCGGCGAGGCTCTACTCGATTCCGGTGCGCACGACGACGCTGGCCGGGATCGCCGCGTCAGGCGAGCGCTTCGACGTCGTCATCATGGTCGGCGTGCTCGAGCACCTGCGCGATCTGGAGAGCGCCTTCGCGCAGGTGCGCGCGCTGCTCGAGCCCTCGGGTCTGTTCTACGTCGAAGTGCCGGACGTCACCGCGTTCGCGGACTGGCCCAACGCGCCGTACCAGGACTTCAGCACGGAGCACATCAACTTCTTCTCGCCGGTCTCGCTGCGCAACCTGATGCGGCGCCACGGGTTCGCCGAGGCGTTCCTCGAGCAGAACCATCGCGAGCAGAGCTACCGGACCGTGATGTCGAACATCTCCGCCTTCTACCGCAGGGAGGAAGAGATGCCGCAGCACATCGAGTTCGACGCCGATACCGCCCTCGGCCTCGACCGCTACCTGGCGGCGTGCGCCGCGGACGAGCGCCGCCTGCACGAGAAGATCGACGCCGTCGTGGACGCGAAACAGCCGATCCTGGTGTGGGGCGTCGGCACGCACACCAGCCGGCTCATGGCGACCAGCCGCCTCGCCGAGGCCGACATCGTGGCGTTCGTCGAATCGAACTCGCGCTATCACGGCAAGCTGCTGCACGGCCGGCCGATCGTGGCGCCGGAAGCGCTGCGCGAGAGACGGGAGCCGGTGCTCATCAGCTCGCGCGTGTTCCAGCAGGAGATCGCCGACCAGATCCGCACCGCGCTGGGCTGCGCGAACGAGCTGATCCTTCTCTACAATGTCTGA
- a CDS encoding Gfo/Idh/MocA family oxidoreductase — MRILIAGLGAIGQRHARNLRAILGDRLELLAYRQRRLRHVITEGLRRDASRDVESDLGIRAFEDLDAALAARPDAVFVCTPSSQHVDVARRAADAGCHLFIEKPVSHTLDGLDRLQAAVGAKRLVALVGCQWRFHPGIRALRETLGSGRMGPPVMASIEYREYLPDWHPYEDYRTSYAARADLGGGVVLTQIHDYDLAWWLLGPFARVTASGGHLSALEIDVEDTVDALLEGGACPVHVNQTFAAGPPVRRISIACDKGTLESDLLAPVEGFVRNDLFLAEARHFLACIEGRERPATPLRDGIAVLRLAVAVKSSMRSGRTVEVR; from the coding sequence GTGCGCATTCTGATTGCCGGCCTCGGCGCGATCGGGCAGCGGCACGCCCGCAACCTGCGCGCCATCCTTGGCGATCGCCTGGAGCTGCTCGCCTACCGGCAGCGGCGGCTGCGGCACGTGATCACGGAGGGGCTGCGGCGTGACGCCTCGCGCGACGTCGAGTCGGACCTGGGCATCCGCGCCTTCGAGGATCTCGACGCGGCGCTGGCCGCGCGTCCCGACGCGGTGTTCGTGTGCACGCCGTCGAGTCAGCACGTCGACGTCGCGCGGCGTGCCGCCGACGCGGGGTGTCATCTCTTCATCGAGAAGCCGGTGTCGCACACGCTCGACGGTCTCGATCGACTGCAGGCGGCCGTCGGCGCGAAGCGCCTCGTCGCGCTCGTCGGCTGCCAGTGGCGCTTTCATCCGGGCATTCGTGCGTTACGGGAGACGCTCGGCAGCGGAAGGATGGGTCCACCGGTGATGGCCAGCATCGAGTACCGGGAGTACCTGCCCGACTGGCACCCGTACGAGGACTACCGCACGTCGTACGCCGCCCGCGCCGATCTCGGCGGCGGCGTCGTGCTGACGCAGATCCACGACTACGATCTCGCGTGGTGGCTGCTCGGGCCGTTTGCGCGCGTGACGGCGAGCGGCGGGCATCTGAGCGCCCTGGAGATCGACGTGGAAGACACGGTGGATGCTCTCCTGGAAGGGGGCGCATGCCCGGTGCACGTGAACCAGACGTTCGCCGCCGGGCCGCCGGTCCGGCGGATCTCGATCGCCTGCGACAAGGGGACGCTCGAATCCGACCTGCTCGCCCCCGTCGAGGGCTTCGTCCGCAACGACCTGTTTCTCGCTGAGGCGCGTCACTTCCTGGCTTGTATCGAGGGACGCGAGCGGCCGGCGACGCCGCTGCGCGACGGGATCGCCGTGCTGCGGTTGGCTGTCGCGGTGAAGAGCTCGATGCGCAGCGGGCGCACGGTGGAGGTCAGGTGA